The genomic stretch GTTTAACTTTTTTAATCAACAAGAAAACTTTACTTACTTTGAAGATTATTATGTCAATTCATTAATGATTATCTGTACTATCACCTTTATTTTACTCATAATCATTGTTTGTCTAGCTATCTGGAATACTTTGGTGAGTATTCGATTAATGAGAAAAGATTTTACAATCAATTTATTAGTTGGATTAAGTTATTCAAAACTAAGAGTGATTTTTTATAGTTATTTTGGAATATTGTTTTCTATTATTCTAGCCATATTATTTGCAATAACCGCTTTCAATAGATACGGCTATTGGTTAAGCAAAGACCCAACTTTTGCTACTTACGGAATATTTGGCTTAATAAGTATGGATTGGATAGCTTTACTGATTGTTCTTTTTATAGATCTCATTATTGGATTTATAATTGTTGAACTTACGATAAGAAAAATTAAAAGTATTCCAATCTCCGTAGGGGTGTTACAATGAATAGTATAATTAAACTAGAAATCCAGAAAAAGACATTCAAGAAGAAAGGTTTTTCTATCTTAAATAATTTTGATTTGGAGGTTGAACCTGGCGAAAGACTTTCTATTATAGGGGAGTCTGGAGTTGGAAAAACTTCTTTACTTAATATTATTGGTCTACTTGATTCACAATATCAAGGGAGCTATAAGCTTTTTGATTCATCTGTTAAGGATTTATCACGAAATAAACTAGCTGAGTGGCGCAATAAAAAAATTGGTTTTGTTCTTCAGGAGTCCTCACTAATTAATTCTCTGACCATAGAGGATAATATTAAATTGCCGCTTATGTATGCTAACATTGAAAAAGACCTAACTGTCCAAGATCACTTTAAACGAATTATTAATAAAATTGGGATTGAGCCCATTTTGAAAAAAAAACCACTTGATTGTTCTGGTGGCCAACGATCTAGAGCTGTTTTTGCTAGGGCTGTAATTATGAATCCCCAAATAATTTTATCAGATGAACCAACTGCGTCTTTAGACTTAGAAAATAAAGAAAAAATTATCAATCTACTTTTTGATATGAATAAAGAATTTAATACTACTGTTATTACAGTGACTCATGATTTAGATGTAGCCAATCGTCATGAACGAATAATTACTCTCGAAAGGAATGAATAAAATGGGATTC from Terribacillus sp. DMT04 encodes the following:
- a CDS encoding ABC transporter ATP-binding protein, giving the protein MNSIIKLEIQKKTFKKKGFSILNNFDLEVEPGERLSIIGESGVGKTSLLNIIGLLDSQYQGSYKLFDSSVKDLSRNKLAEWRNKKIGFVLQESSLINSLTIEDNIKLPLMYANIEKDLTVQDHFKRIINKIGIEPILKKKPLDCSGGQRSRAVFARAVIMNPQIILSDEPTASLDLENKEKIINLLFDMNKEFNTTVITVTHDLDVANRHERIITLERNE